A genomic window from Salvelinus alpinus chromosome 10, SLU_Salpinus.1, whole genome shotgun sequence includes:
- the LOC139531341 gene encoding E3 ubiquitin/ISG15 ligase TRIM25-like has protein sequence MAAAIDSISCSICLDLLKDPVTIPCGHSYCMGCIKDCWDQDDLKGVYSCPQCRQTFTPRPVLKKSTMLAELVENLKKTGLQAATPAHHYAGPEDVACDVCTGRKLKAVKSCLVCLASYCETHLQPHYESPTFKKHKLVKASTQLEEKICSHHDKLVEIYCRTDQQFICYLCTMDEHKDHDTVSAESERTERQSQLGEKQKETKQRIQKRQKEMQDVRQAVKSLRRSAQAAVGDSERIFTEVIHSIERKCSEVKELIRAQEKAEVSQAKGLLKQLDQEMAELRRREAELEQLSHTEDNIQFLQSFQSLCVPPRSEHLLSITVNQHVFFEDVRKSVAELKSQLGKICSGEIAKISVKVTKVHIKTRPEPKTREEFLEYYCQLTLDPNTAFNCLCLSEGNRKVTRRYKDQLYPAHSDRFTTYPQVLCGEGLSGACYWEVEWSGDWVDIAVSYKGISRRGPDEGLFRSSKQAWCLECDASGCSFYHNDKQIVIPVSCSTRVGVYLDHSAGTLSFYSISDTMTLLCRVQTTFTQPLYPGFTVSRTVNILKPNKIIIAN, from the exons GGTGACTATTCCCTGTGGACACAGCTACTGTATGGGCTGTATTAAGGACTGCTGGGATCAGGATGATCTGAAGGGTGTCTATAGCTGCCCTCAGTGCAGACAGACCTTCACCCCAAGGCCTGTTCTGAAGAAAAGCACCATGCTAGCAGAATTGGTGGAGAATCTGAAGAAGACAGGACTCCAAGCTGCTACCCCTGCTCACCATTATGCTGGACCTGAAGATGTAGCGTGTGATGTCTGCACTGGGAGAAAACTCAAAGCGGTCAAGTCCTGTCTGGTGTGTCTGGCATCTTACTGTGAGACTCACCTCCAGCCTCACTATGAATCTCCTACCTTTAAGAAGCACAAGCTGGTCAAAGCCTCCACACAACTAGAGGAGAAGATCTGCTCTCATCATGACAAACTGGTGGAGATTTACTGCCGTACCGATCAGCAGTTTATCTGTTATCTGTGTACAATGGATGAACATAAAGACCATGATACAGTCTCAGCTGAATCAGAAAGGACTGAGAGACAG AGTCAACTGGGAGAGAAACAGAAGGAAACCAAACAGAGAATCcagaagagacagaaagagatgcAGGATGTGAGACAGGCTGTGAAGTCACTCAGG CGCTCTGCACAAGCAGCAGTGGGGGACAGTGAGAGGATCTTTACCGAGGTGATCCACTCCATTGAGAGAAAGTGCTCTGAGGTGAAAGAGCTGATCAGAGCCCAGGAGAAGGCTGAAGTGAGTCAAGCAAAAGGACTGCTGAAGCAACTGGACCAGGAGATGGCTgagctgaggaggagagaggccgagttggagcagctctcacacacagaAGACAACATTCAATTCCTCCAG agtttccagtctctctgtgtccctcctcGATCTGAACACTTACTCAGCATCACTGTCAACCAACACGTCTTCTTTGAggatgtaaggaaatcagtcgctGAGTTAAAAAGCCAATTAGGAAAAATCTGCTCTGGGGAAATTGCCAAGATCTCTGTAAAAG TGACAAAAGTCCACATT AAGACAAGGCCTGAACCCAAGACCAGAGAAGAGTTCTTAGAAT ATTACTGTCAGCTCACATTGGATCCCAACACGGCATTtaactgtctgtgtctgtctgaggggaacagAAAGGTGACACGGCGTTATAAGGACCAGCTTTATCCTGCCCATTCAGACAGATTTACCACCTACCCCCAGGTGTTGTGTGGAGAGGGTCTGTCTGGAGCCTGCTACTGGGAGGTGGAGTGGAGCGGGGACTGGGTTGATATAGCTGTCTCATATAAAGGGATCAGCAGGAGAGGACCTGATGAGGGTTTGTTTAGAAGCAGTAAACAGGCCTGGTGTTTGGAGTGTGATGCTTCTGGTTGCTCTTTCTATCACAATGATAAACAGATTGTCATACCTGTCTCCTGTTCCAccagagtaggagtgtatctggacCACAGTGCAGGAACTCTGTCTTTCTACAGCATCTCTGACACAATGACCCTCCTCTGCAGAGTCCAAACCACTTTCACTCAGCCCCTCTATCCTGGGTTCACTGTCTCTAGAACTGTGAATATACTGAAACCGAACAAGATTATTATAGCAAACTAA
- the LOC139531728 gene encoding E3 ubiquitin/ISG15 ligase TRIM25-like — MSAAMDSISCSICLDLLKDPVTIPCGHSYCMGCIKDCWDQDYVMGFLISCPQCRQTFIPRPVLKKSTMLAELVENLKKTGLQAATPAHHYAGPEDVACDVCTGRKLKAVKSCLVCLASYCETHLQPHYESPTFKKHKLVKASTQLEEKICSHHDKLVEIYCRTDQQFICYLCTMDEHKGHDTVSAESERTERQSQVGEKQQKSKQRIQDKENEMQEVRQAVYSLKCSAEAAVKNSERIFTELIRSIERRRSEVKQLIRAQEKAEVSRAEGLLKQLDQEMAELRRRDAKLEQLSHTEDNIQFLQSFQSLSVPLGSKALPSITFNQHVSFEYIRKSVAGLKSQVEKICSGEIAKISVKMTKVHIVPPSEPRCLPSFGTTQSGLSVGGLTHGNDTTCQKTRSEPKTREEFLKCSCQLTLDPNTAHKELRLSEGNRKVTWSDNDQLYPDHPDRFTTYAQVLCREGLSGACYWEVEWTGLEVCIAVSYKGISRRGHNEWLRSSNQAWCLECGASRCYFYHNDKQTDIPVPRSTRVGVYLDHKAGTLSFYSVIDTMSLLHRVQTNFTQPLYPGFYVTTSLKILTPTQ; from the exons ATGTCAGCAGCCATGGATTCAATCAGTTGTTCAATATGTCTGGATCTACTGAAGGATCCGGTGACTATTCCCTGTGGACACAGCTACTGTATGGGCTGTATTAAGGACTGCTGGGATCAGGATTATGTGATGGGTTTTCTGATCAGCTGCCCTCAGTGCAGACAGACCTTCATCCCAAGGCCGGTTCTAAAGAAAAGCACCATGCTAGCAGAATTGGTGGAGAATCTGAAGAAGACAGGACTCCAAGCTGCTACCCCTGCTCACCATTATGCTGGACCTGAAGATGTAGCGTGTGATGTCTGCACTGGGAGAAAACTCAAAGCGGTCAAGTCCTGTCTGGTGTGTCTGGCATCTTACTGTGAGACTCACCTCCAGCCTCACTATGAATCTCCTACCTTTAAGAAGCACAAGCTGGTCAAAGCCTCCACACAACTAGAGGAGAAGATCTGCTCTCATCATGACAAACTGGTGGAGATTTACTGCCGTACTGATCAGCAGTTTATCTGTTATCTGTGTACAATGGATGAACATAAAGGACATGATACTGTCTCAGCTGAATCAGAAAGGACTGAGAGACAG AGCCAGGTGGGggaaaaacaacagaaatccaaaCAGAGAATCCAGGATAAAGAGAATGAGATGCAAGAGGTGAGACAGGCTGTGTATTCACTCAAG TGCTCTGCAGAGGCAGCGGTGAAGAACAGTGAGAGGATCTTTACTGAACTGATCCGCTCCATTGAGAGAAGGCGCTCTGAGGTGAAACAGTTGATTAGAGCCCAGGAGAAGGCTGAAGTGAGTCGAGCTGAAGGACTGCTGAAGCAACTGGACCAGGAGATGGCTGAGCTGAGGAGGAGAGACGCCAAGCTggagcagctctcacacacagaAGACAACATCCAATTCCTCCAG AGtttccagtctctctctgtccctcttggaTCTAAGGCCTTACCCAGCATCACTTTCAATCAACACGTCTCCTTTGagtatataaggaaatcagtcgctGGGCTGAAAAGTCAAGTTGAAAAGATCTGCTCTGGGGAAATTGCCAAGATCTCTGTAAAAA TGACAAAAGTCCACATTGTTCCACCTTCTGAGCCCCGTTGTCTTCCGTCATTTGGCACAACTCAGTCTGGACTGTCAGTTGGAGGACTAACACATGGGAATGACACCACCTGTCAGAAGACGAGGTCTGAACCCAAAACCAGAGAGGAGTTCTTGAAAT GTTCCTGCCAGCTCACATTGGATCCCAACACAGCGCATAAAGAGCtgcgtctgtctgaggggaacagGAAGGTAACATGGAGTGATAACGACCAGCTTTATCCTGACCATCCAGACAGATTTACCACCTACGCTCAGGTGttgtgtagagagggtctgtctgGAGCCTGCTACTGGGAGGTGGAGTGGACCGGGTTGGAGGTTTGTATAGCTGTCTCATATAAAGGGATCAGCAGGAGAGGACATAATGAGTGGTTAAGAAGCAGTAATCAGGCCTGGTGTTTGGAGTGTGGTGCCTCTCGCTGCTACTTCTATCACAATGATAAACAGACTGACATACCAGTCCCCCGCTCCACCAGAGTAGGAGTGTACCTGGACCACAAGGCAGGAactctgtccttctacagtgTCATTGACACAATGTCCCTTCTCCACAGAGTGCAGACCAATTTCACTCAACCCCTTTATCCTGGGTTCTATGTCACTACGTCTCTCAAGATACTGACACCGACACAGTGA
- the LOC139531727 gene encoding E3 ubiquitin/ISG15 ligase TRIM25-like, whose translation MSAAMDSISCSICLDLLKDPVTIPCGHSYCMGCIKDCWDQDDLKGVYSCPQCRQTFTPRPVLNRNTMFSDLVETLKKTGLKAGTPTHHYAGPGDVACDVCTGRKLKAVKSCLVCVASYCETHLQPHYESPTFKKHKLVKASTQLEEKICSHHDKLVEIYCRTDQQFICYLCTMDEHKGHDTVSAESERTERQRKVGEKNKESKQRIQKRQKEMHEVRQAVKSLKRSAQAAVGDSERIFTELIRSVDRMRSEVEELIRSQEKAEVSRAEGLLKQLDQEMAELRRREAELEKLSNTEDNNQFLQYFQSLYVPLLPSITVNHHISFEDVKKSVSGLKSKVENICSAEIAKISVKTSHWNDTTCQKTRPEPKTREEFLEYSCQLTLDPNTAHKMLCLSEGNRKVTQSNNNQLYPDHPDRFTNGCQVLCREGLSGACYWEVEWTGVEVYIAVSYKGINRRAWDWFGSSNQAWCLECGAFDCSFWYNGKRTAICVPLSTRVGVYLDHRAGTLSFYSVSDTMTLLHRVQTPFTEPLYPGFGFNYGSVKIMT comes from the exons ATGTCAGCAGCCATGGACTCAATCAGTTGTTCAATATGTCTGGATCTACTGAAGGATCCGGTGACTATTCCCTGTGGACACAGCTACTGTATGGGCTGTATTAAGGACTGCTGGGATCAGGATGATCTGAAGGGTGTCTATAGCTGCCCTCAGTGCAGACAGACCTTCACCCCAAGGCCTGTTCTGAACAGAAACACTATGTTTTCTGATCTGGTGGAGACTCTGAAGAAGACAGGACTCAAAGCTGGTACCCCTACTCACCATTATGCTGGACCTGGAGATGTTGCGTGTGATGTCTGCACTGGGAGAAAACTCAAAGCTGTCAAgtcctgtctggtgtgtgtggccTCTTACTGTGAGACTCACCTCCAGCCTCACTATGAATCTCCTACCTTTAAGAAGCACAAGCTGGTCAAAGCCTCCACACAACTAGAGGAGAAGATCTGCTCTCATCATGACAAACTGGTGGAGATTTACTGCCGTACCGATCAGCAGTTTATCTGTTATCTGTGTACAATGGATGAACATAAAGGCCATGATACAGTCTCAGCTGAATCAGAAAGGACTGAGAGACAG aGGAAGGTGGGAGAGAAAAATAAGGAATCCAAACAGAGAatccagaaaagacagaaagagatgCATGAGGTGAGACAGGCTGTGAAGTCACTCAAG CGCTCTGCACAAGCAGCAGTGGGAGACAGTGAGAGGATATTTACTGAGCTCATCCGCTCCGTTGACAGAATGCGCTCTGAGGTGGAAGAGCTGATCAGATCCCAGGAGAAGGCTGAAGTGAGTCGGGCTGAAGGACTGCTGAAGCAACTGGACCAGGAGATGGCTGAGCTGAGGAGAAGAGAAGCTGAGCTGGAGAAGCTTTCAAACACAGAAGACAACAACCAATTCCTCCAG TATTTCCagtctctctatgtccctctatTACCCAGCATCACTGTCAACCACCACATCTCCTTTGAGGATGTAAAGAAATCAGTCTCTGGGCTGAAAAGTAAAGTTGAAAATATATGTTCTGCGGAAATTGCCAAAATCTCTGTAAAAA CATCACATTGGAATGACACCACCTGTCAGAAGACAAGGCCTGAACCCAAGACCAGAGAGGAGTTCTTGGAAT ATTCCTGCCAGCTCACATTGGATCCCAACACAGCACATAAAAtgctgtgtctgtctgaggggaacagAAAGGTAACACAGAGTAACAACAACCAGCTTTATCCTGACCATCCAGACAGATTTACCAATGGCTGCCAGGTGttgtgtagagagggtctgtctgGAGCCTGCtactgggaggtagagtggaCCGGGGTGGAGGTTTATATAGCTGTCTCATATAAAGGGATCAACAGGAGAGCCTGGGATTGGTTTGGAAGCAGTAATCAGGCCTGGTGTTTGGAGTGTGGTGCCTTTGACTGCTCTTTCTGGTACAATGGTAAACGGACTGCCATATGTGTCCCCCTTTCCACCAGAGTAGGAGTGTACCTGGACCACAGGGCAGGAactctgtccttctacagtgTCTCTGACACAATGACGCTCCTCCACAGAGTCCAGACCCCATTCACTGAACCCCTCTATCCTGGGTTCGGTTTCAATTATGGATCTGTGAAAATAATGACATAG